The proteins below come from a single Plantactinospora sp. KBS50 genomic window:
- a CDS encoding LacI family DNA-binding transcriptional regulator produces MGTVRRVATLDDVAQLAGVSRSTASRVIAGGSASPVARDQVVAAVNQLGYVPNQAARALARRAGVRLVVAMVGPGPEVLDDPYLDQAVAAVARVCAAQQIGVALEWLPLHPSPVLDRLAEDPGLGGLILLNPTAPLLDRLAAAVPGRAVSIGIGAPRLPSFVVDNAAGTAALVRHLYASGRRRIAMVTGPAWLPCAARPVRAYAGLMRESGLPVRLIVGDFSAKRGRSAAREVLRRWPDTDAVVGASDATALGVIDGLRGLGVRVPDDIGVTGFDDVPFAALSAPALTTADHPVSEIATAAAYAALGQRPAPPEVIFPSHLVLRSSA; encoded by the coding sequence ATGGGAACAGTGAGACGCGTGGCCACCCTGGACGATGTGGCCCAACTCGCCGGGGTGTCCCGATCCACGGCCTCCCGGGTGATCGCCGGCGGCAGCGCCTCGCCGGTGGCCCGGGACCAGGTGGTCGCGGCCGTCAACCAACTGGGGTACGTGCCCAACCAGGCGGCCCGGGCGTTGGCCCGGCGCGCCGGGGTGCGCCTGGTGGTGGCGATGGTCGGCCCGGGGCCGGAGGTCCTCGACGATCCGTACCTGGATCAGGCGGTGGCCGCGGTGGCCCGGGTCTGCGCGGCGCAGCAGATCGGGGTGGCCCTCGAATGGCTGCCGCTGCACCCCAGCCCGGTGCTCGACCGGCTCGCCGAGGACCCCGGACTCGGCGGGCTCATCCTGCTCAACCCGACCGCTCCGCTGCTGGACCGGCTGGCCGCCGCGGTGCCCGGCCGGGCCGTGTCGATCGGGATCGGCGCGCCCCGGCTGCCGTCCTTCGTGGTGGACAACGCGGCCGGGACCGCCGCCCTGGTCCGGCATCTGTACGCCTCCGGCCGGCGCCGGATCGCGATGGTGACCGGTCCGGCCTGGCTGCCCTGCGCCGCGCGCCCGGTGCGGGCGTACGCGGGGCTGATGCGCGAGTCCGGCCTGCCGGTGCGGCTGATCGTCGGGGACTTCAGCGCGAAGCGCGGCCGTTCGGCCGCCCGCGAGGTGCTGCGCCGCTGGCCGGACACCGACGCCGTGGTGGGGGCCAGCGACGCCACCGCGCTCGGGGTGATCGACGGGCTGCGTGGACTGGGCGTCCGGGTGCCGGACGACATCGGGGTGACCGGGTTCGACGACGTCCCGTTCGCCGCGCTGTCCGCACCGGCGCTCACCACGGCCGACCATCCGGTGTCGGAGATCGCCACGGCGGCGGCGTACGCGGCGCTGGGCCAGCGGCCGGCGCCGCCGGAGGTGATCTTCCCGTCCCACCTCGTCCTGCGCTCAAGCGCCTGA